A window of Longispora fulva contains these coding sequences:
- a CDS encoding phage tail tube protein, whose amino-acid sequence MALSDDALIIPGIGYVYDAPAGTAKPASLTNPAAPWADTGHTSEDGLKISFEISKTKRKTWRARAGVRVSVDEISLKLGWTALQLDNASLSMYFGGGDISAPGAFGVLKSPVPVERALFIRLVDGSKEADIYVAKVAISAAGEVTASPGDFAGFELEAEVLDHAAAAHLMQWLAPNLGTPAGG is encoded by the coding sequence ATGGCGCTTTCTGACGACGCCCTGATCATCCCCGGAATCGGCTACGTGTACGACGCACCCGCCGGCACCGCCAAGCCCGCCAGCCTCACCAACCCCGCCGCTCCGTGGGCCGACACCGGCCACACGTCCGAGGACGGGCTCAAGATCTCCTTTGAGATCAGCAAGACCAAGCGCAAGACGTGGCGCGCGCGGGCCGGCGTGCGGGTGTCGGTCGACGAGATCTCGCTCAAGCTCGGGTGGACCGCGCTTCAGCTCGACAACGCCTCGCTGTCGATGTACTTCGGCGGCGGCGACATCAGCGCGCCCGGCGCGTTCGGTGTGCTCAAGTCCCCGGTCCCGGTAGAGCGGGCCCTGTTCATCCGGCTCGTGGACGGTTCGAAGGAAGCCGACATCTACGTCGCCAAGGTTGCCATCTCCGCCGCCGGAGAGGTCACCGCCAGCCCCGGGGACTTCGCCGGGTTCGAGCTGGAGGCCGAGGTACTCGACCACGCCGCCGCCGCGCACCTGATGCAGTGGCTCGCCCCGAACCTCGGCACCCCCGCCGGGGGCTAG